The following coding sequences are from one Saccopteryx bilineata isolate mSacBil1 chromosome 3, mSacBil1_pri_phased_curated, whole genome shotgun sequence window:
- the ZNF579 gene encoding zinc finger protein 579 → MDPQPPPPAQGSPPHRGRGRGRGRGRGRGRGRGRGRGGAGAPRAPLPCPTCGRLFRFPYYLSRHWLSHSGLRPHACPLCPKAFRRPAHLSRHLRGHGPQPPLRCAACPRTFPEPAQLRRHLAQEHAGGEVELAIERVAKEPTESSWGPQEDAAAEQPSTAAAGAPEEEAAWPDPWPAGEPAAPAAPMSAEPRESESEETEAGAAELRAELALAAGRQEEKQVLLQADWTLLCLRCREAFATKGELKAHPCLRPEGEQEGEGGPPPRPKRHQCPICLKAFARPWSLSRHRLVHSTDRPFVCPDCGLAFRLASYLRQHRRVHGALSLLAPLPGGKKDDKASGARNSGKGPEGSEGAECGAAPEGGDGGGGQNGEDAAPARPPAGEPRFWCPECGKGFRRRAHLRQHGVTHSGARPFQCVRCQREFKRLADLARHAQVHAGGPAPHPCPHCPRRFSRAYSLLRHQRCHRAELERAAALQALQAQAPLSPPPPPPLPLPAAGQEEEEGPPLPIARIKEEPPSPGTPPRSPPAPPVFLSASCFDSQDHSAFEMDEDEMDSKAHLRGLGGLAS, encoded by the coding sequence ATGGATCCTCAGCCCCCTCCACCTGCCCAGGGCAGCCCACCTCACCgtggccggggccggggccgtggCCGGGGCAGAGGCCGTGgtcggggccggggccggggccgggggggAGCCGGAGCCCCTCGGGCACCCCTGCCCTGCCCGACCTGTGGCCGCCTCTTCCGCTTCCCCTACTACCTCTCGCGGCACTGGCTCAGCCACTCGGGCCTCCGACCCCACGCCTGCCCCCTGTGCCCCAAGGCCTTCCGCCGGCCGGCCCACCTGTCCCGCCACTTGCGTGGCCACGGGCCCCAGCCCCCGCTGCGCTGCGCCGCCTGTCCCCGCACCTTCCCCGAGCCCGCCCAGCTACGGCGCCACCTGGCCCAGGAGCACGCGGGTGGCGAGGTCGAGCTCGCCATCGAGAGAGTGGCCAAGGAGCCCACCGAGTCCAGCTGGGGCCCACAGGAAGACGCCGCCGCCGAGCAGCCCAGCACGGCCGCCGCCGGCGCcccggaggaggaggcggcgTGGCCTGATCCGTGGCCCGCAGGAGAGCCGGCCGCACCCGCGGCCCCCATGAGTGCTGAGCCCCGGGAGTCGGAGTCGGAGGAGACCGAGGCCGGGGCGGCAGAGCTGAGGGCCGAGCTTGCGCTGGCGGCCGGGCGGCAGGAGGAAAAGCAGGTCCTGCTCCAGGCCGACTGGACGCTGCTGTGCCTCCGCTGCCGGGAGGCCTTCGCCACCAAGGGCGAGCTGAAGGCGCACCCGTGCCTGCGCCCTGAGGGCGAGCAGGAGGGTGAGGGGGGGCCCCCGCCTCGCCCCAAGCGACACCAGTGCCCCATCTGCCTCAAGGCCTTCGCCAGGCCCTGGTCGCTGTCCCGCCACCGGCTGGTCCACTCCACTGACCGCCCCTTTGTGTGCCCGGACTGCGGCCTGGCCTTCCGCCTCGCCTCCTACCTCCGCCAGCACCGCCGTGTGCATGGTGCGCTCAGCCTGCTGGCCCCACTGCCTGGGGGCAAGAAGGACGACAAAGCCTCTGGCGCTCGGAACTCAGGGAAGGGGCCCGAGGGCAGTGAAGGGGCTGAGTGCGGGGCCGCCCCCGAAGGGGGAGACGGCGGCGGAGGGCAGAACGGAGAGGACGCAGCCCCGGCCCGGCCCCCCGCCGGGGAGCCCCGGTTCTGGTGCCCCGAGTGTGGCAAAGGATTCCGGCGCCGGGCGCACCTGCGGCAGCACGGGGTGACCCACTCAGGGGCGCGCCCTTTCCAGTGCGTGCGCTGCCAGCGCGAGTTCAAGCGGCTGGCCGACCTGGCCCGGCATGCACAGGTGCACGCGGGGGGCCCAGCCCCGCATCCGTGCCCGCACTGCCCACGCCGCTTCTCCCGCGCCTACAGCCTCCTGCGCCACCAGCGGTGCCACCGTGCTGAGCTGGAGAGAGCAGCCGCGCTCCAGGCGCTCCAGGCCCAGGCCCCGCTGTCGCCCCCTCCTCCGCCGCCACTGCCTTTACCGGCTGccgggcaggaggaggaggaagggccgCCCCTGCCCATCGCACGCATCAAGGAAGAGCCACCCTCTCCGGGGACCCCACCCCGGTCACCGCCAGCTCCCCCTGTCTTCCTCAGCGCCTCCTGCTTCGACAGCCAAGACCACTCGGCCTTCGAGATGGACGAGGACGAGATGGACAGCAAAGCGCACCTGCGCGGGTTGGGTGGCCTGGCCTCCTGA